The following coding sequences are from one Desulfobacterales bacterium window:
- a CDS encoding 4'-phosphopantetheinyl transferase superfamily protein, producing the protein MNHYANRKNTIYPVILPVPDNRKNLSGRGKVAFLSRHARSALALSASISQASITELEKDESGAPVPSNGYYWSLTHKSDFVAAVTSRSMIGIDVEKIRPCSASLFRKTAKEEEWRLSDTDRRFLFFRFWTSKEAVLKAAGTGLRDLACCRVVNVPDQYHLVVHYNDTDWLIEHRWFDGHIASIVANDCHIEWVFA; encoded by the coding sequence GTGAATCATTACGCGAATCGAAAGAATACGATATATCCGGTAATCCTGCCGGTTCCGGATAACCGGAAAAATCTGTCCGGAAGGGGCAAAGTGGCCTTCCTGAGCCGCCACGCGAGGTCGGCTCTGGCGCTGTCTGCCTCGATCAGCCAGGCCAGTATCACTGAACTGGAAAAAGATGAAAGCGGAGCACCGGTACCTTCTAACGGATATTACTGGTCATTGACGCATAAATCCGATTTTGTGGCGGCGGTCACCTCCCGTTCGATGATTGGCATAGATGTTGAGAAAATCAGACCCTGCTCGGCGTCCCTGTTCCGGAAAACAGCGAAAGAAGAGGAGTGGCGTCTGTCTGATACAGATCGCCGATTTCTTTTTTTCCGTTTCTGGACCTCCAAGGAGGCTGTATTGAAGGCCGCCGGAACCGGACTCAGGGATCTGGCATGCTGCCGCGTGGTGAATGTTCCGGATCAATATCATCTGGTGGTTCATTACAACGATACGGATTGGTTAATTGAACATCGGTGGTTTGATGGGCATATTGCTTCCATCGTCGCCAATGACTGCCATATCGAGTGGGTATTCGCCTGA